One region of Roseicitreum antarcticum genomic DNA includes:
- a CDS encoding phosphoserine transaminase has product MTDTSIPATRPANARFSSGPCAKIPGFTLNHLSDAALGRSHRAAVGKAKLLAAIEGTREILGIPADYRIGIVPASDTGAYEMAMWTMLGARPVEMVAWESFGAGWVTDAIKQLKLDARVHEAPYGQIVDMAALDYDRDVCFTWNGTTSGVRMPDGDAIPAERGGLTLCDATSAAFAMDLPWDKLDVTTFSWQKVLGGEGAHGILILSPRAVERLESYTPAWPLPKIFRLTKGGKLIEGIFKGETINTPSMMAVEDYLVALDWARSVGGLKGLIARADANAQAVHDFVAANDWIANLAEDPATASTTSVCLKFTDTRIKDGAAFAKAVAKRLEKEGVALDIGAYRDAPAGLRIWCGSTVETSDVAALMPWVAHAFHAEIAAQ; this is encoded by the coding sequence ATGACCGATACGTCGATCCCGGCAACGCGCCCGGCAAATGCGCGTTTTTCGTCCGGCCCCTGTGCCAAGATCCCCGGCTTTACCCTGAACCACCTGTCCGACGCGGCCCTTGGCCGCTCGCACCGTGCGGCTGTGGGCAAGGCAAAGCTCCTGGCCGCGATCGAGGGCACGCGCGAAATCCTCGGCATCCCCGCAGATTACCGCATCGGCATCGTGCCGGCCTCGGATACGGGCGCCTATGAAATGGCCATGTGGACCATGCTGGGCGCACGTCCGGTTGAAATGGTCGCGTGGGAAAGTTTCGGCGCAGGCTGGGTCACCGATGCGATCAAGCAACTGAAGCTCGACGCCCGCGTGCATGAAGCGCCCTATGGCCAGATCGTCGACATGGCCGCGCTGGATTACGACCGCGACGTTTGTTTCACCTGGAACGGCACCACTTCGGGGGTGCGCATGCCCGATGGCGATGCCATCCCCGCTGAACGTGGCGGCCTGACGCTGTGCGACGCGACCTCGGCCGCCTTCGCCATGGACCTTCCGTGGGACAAACTGGATGTGACCACCTTCAGCTGGCAAAAGGTGCTGGGCGGCGAAGGCGCGCATGGCATCTTGATCCTGTCGCCCCGCGCGGTTGAGCGGCTGGAAAGCTACACCCCCGCATGGCCGCTGCCGAAAATCTTCCGCCTCACCAAGGGCGGCAAGCTGATCGAGGGTATTTTCAAGGGTGAGACGATCAACACACCCTCCATGATGGCGGTTGAGGATTATCTCGTCGCGCTGGATTGGGCGCGCTCTGTGGGCGGCCTGAAGGGGCTGATCGCCCGGGCCGATGCAAATGCGCAAGCGGTGCATGATTTCGTCGCCGCGAACGACTGGATCGCCAATCTGGCCGAAGATCCCGCCACCGCCTCGACCACCAGCGTCTGCCTGAAGTTCACCGACACGCGGATCAAGGACGGCGCGGCCTTCGCCAAGGCGGTCGCGAAACGGCTGGAAAAAGAAGGCGTTGCGCTGGACATCGGCGCCTATCGTGACGCGCCCGCGGGCCTGCGCATCTGGTGCGGATCTACGGTGGAAACCTCGGACGTGGCGGCGCTGATGCCGTGGGTCGCGCATGCGTTCCATGCGGAAATCGCCGCGCAATAA
- the serA gene encoding phosphoglycerate dehydrogenase — MAPKVLVSDQLSETAVQIFRDRGIDVTFEPNLGKDKERLLEVIGQYDGLAIRSATKATEKVLAAATNLKVIGRAGIGVDNVDIPAASKKGVIVMNTPFGNSVTTAEHAISLMMAVARQIPAASASTHAGKWEKNAFMGVELFNKTLGVIGAGNIGGIVCDRALGLRMKVVAFDPFLSEERAKKLGVTKVDLDELLARADFITLHVPLTDKTRNILSAENIAKTKKGVRIINCARGGLVDEAALAEAIKSGHVAGAGFDVFAEEPATNSPLFNLPNVVVTPHLGAATTEAQENVALQVAEQMSDYLLTGAVQNALNMPSVTAEEAAQMGPWLKLAGHLGAFAGQLTEDPVKAINILYDGSVADMNLDALNCGVIAGIMKATNPDVNMVSAPVLARERGVQIATTTQAKSGAFDAYIKITVVTEGRERSIAGTVFSDGKPRFIQIKGITIDAEVGAHMLYTTNKDTPGMIGTLGQTLGSNGVNIANFTLGRSRTGEDAIALLYLDEQPPVHVLDKLRATGLFQQVRPLQFDMV, encoded by the coding sequence ATGGCACCAAAAGTCCTCGTATCCGATCAATTGTCGGAAACCGCCGTGCAGATCTTCCGCGACCGCGGCATCGACGTGACATTCGAGCCCAATCTGGGCAAGGACAAGGAGCGTTTGCTGGAAGTCATCGGCCAGTATGACGGCCTGGCCATCCGCTCGGCCACCAAGGCCACCGAAAAGGTCCTGGCGGCGGCCACCAACCTGAAGGTCATCGGCCGCGCCGGGATCGGCGTCGATAACGTCGACATCCCCGCCGCGTCGAAAAAAGGCGTTATCGTGATGAACACGCCGTTCGGCAACTCGGTCACCACGGCCGAACACGCGATCTCGCTCATGATGGCGGTGGCGCGGCAAATCCCGGCGGCCAGTGCCTCGACCCATGCCGGCAAATGGGAAAAGAACGCCTTCATGGGCGTTGAGCTGTTCAACAAGACGCTGGGCGTCATCGGCGCGGGCAATATCGGCGGCATCGTGTGCGACCGCGCGTTGGGCCTGCGCATGAAGGTCGTGGCCTTCGACCCCTTTCTGTCCGAAGAACGCGCCAAGAAACTGGGTGTCACCAAGGTGGATCTGGACGAACTGCTGGCCCGTGCCGATTTCATTACCCTGCATGTGCCGCTGACCGACAAGACCCGCAATATCCTGTCGGCCGAAAACATCGCCAAAACCAAGAAGGGCGTGCGCATCATCAACTGTGCGCGTGGCGGTCTGGTGGATGAGGCCGCTTTGGCCGAGGCGATCAAGTCCGGCCATGTCGCCGGTGCCGGTTTCGACGTTTTTGCAGAGGAACCCGCCACCAACAGCCCCCTCTTCAACCTGCCAAACGTCGTCGTCACACCGCATCTGGGTGCCGCCACGACCGAGGCACAGGAAAACGTAGCGCTGCAAGTCGCCGAACAGATGTCCGACTACCTGCTTACGGGTGCGGTGCAAAACGCGCTCAACATGCCGTCCGTCACGGCAGAAGAGGCCGCGCAGATGGGGCCGTGGCTGAAACTGGCGGGCCATCTGGGCGCTTTCGCGGGCCAGCTGACCGAAGACCCGGTCAAGGCGATCAACATCCTCTATGATGGCTCGGTCGCCGACATGAACCTCGACGCGCTGAACTGCGGCGTGATTGCGGGCATCATGAAGGCCACCAACCCGGATGTGAACATGGTCTCGGCCCCCGTGCTGGCGCGCGAACGCGGCGTGCAGATCGCTACGACCACACAGGCGAAATCCGGCGCGTTTGACGCCTATATCAAGATCACCGTTGTGACCGAGGGGCGCGAGCGTTCCATCGCCGGCACCGTTTTTTCCGACGGCAAACCGCGCTTCATCCAGATCAAGGGCATCACCATCGACGCCGAGGTCGGGGCGCATATGCTCTACACCACCAACAAGGACACGCCCGGCATGATCGGGACGCTGGGCCAGACGCTGGGCAGCAACGGGGTGAACATCGCCAACTTCACGCTGGGCCGGTCGCGGACCGGCGAGGACGCCATCGCACTTCTGTATCTGGACGAACAGCCGCCCGTTCATGTGCTGGACAAGCTGCGCGCCACGGGCCTGTTCCAGCAGGTGCGCCCGCTGCAGTTCGACATGGTCTGA
- a CDS encoding metallophosphoesterase codes for MRTYAIGDIHGHLDLLHIAHARIKADRAACGDADAPIVHLGDLVDRGPDSRGVLAHLRQGIDAGENWVVLKGNHDRMFALFLDDPAAQDDGLRTVYSYLHPAIGGAATLASYGVANPADRPVAQVHIDGVAAVPAPDRAFLRSRPTWYRRGEVVYVHAGIRPGIAMEEQAETDLVWIRAPFLEFTDDHGFLVVHGHTALDAAVHYGNRVNIDSSAAYGGPLTAIVVEGRQTWILTDAGRVPLTPEAPENAAP; via the coding sequence ATGCGGACCTATGCCATCGGCGATATTCACGGACATCTGGACCTATTGCACATCGCCCATGCGCGGATCAAAGCCGACCGCGCCGCCTGTGGTGACGCGGATGCGCCGATCGTGCATCTGGGCGATCTTGTGGATCGCGGCCCCGACAGCCGTGGGGTGCTCGCACACCTGCGCCAAGGCATCGACGCGGGGGAAAACTGGGTGGTGCTGAAGGGCAACCACGACCGGATGTTTGCCCTCTTCCTCGACGATCCCGCCGCGCAGGATGACGGTCTGCGCACGGTCTACAGCTATCTGCACCCGGCAATCGGCGGCGCGGCAACGCTGGCCTCCTATGGGGTGGCGAATCCCGCCGACCGCCCGGTGGCGCAGGTGCATATCGATGGCGTCGCCGCCGTGCCTGCGCCGGACCGTGCCTTCTTGCGGTCCCGGCCGACATGGTATCGGCGGGGCGAGGTGGTCTATGTCCATGCCGGGATCCGGCCAGGCATCGCAATGGAGGAGCAGGCCGAAACCGATCTGGTCTGGATTCGCGCGCCATTTCTGGAGTTTACCGACGATCACGGCTTTCTGGTGGTCCACGGCCATACCGCGCTGGATGCTGCGGTTCATTACGGAAACCGGGTCAATATCGACAGCAGCGCCGCCTATGGCGGCCCCCTGACCGCCATCGTGGTCGAAGGGCGCCAGACATGGATCCTGACCGACGCGGGCCGTGTCCCCCTGACGCCCGAGGCGCCCGAGAACGCCGCGCCCTGA
- a CDS encoding Hpt domain-containing protein: MINWDRLEELQTDVGADAFGPLSAIFLEEVDEAVLTLRGTAGGRPANQEERFHALKGAALTLGFDVLAAACAGAEAQAARGLDAAAHVPEITRLYAESRRLFMQDMARQGTDCAAARTHCMI; this comes from the coding sequence ATGATCAACTGGGACCGGCTGGAAGAATTGCAGACCGATGTCGGCGCGGATGCCTTTGGCCCCCTGTCCGCCATCTTCCTGGAAGAGGTGGATGAAGCGGTGCTGACATTGCGCGGGACCGCAGGCGGCCGTCCCGCGAACCAGGAAGAACGGTTTCATGCGCTGAAGGGCGCGGCGCTGACCCTTGGATTCGATGTGCTGGCCGCTGCCTGCGCGGGGGCCGAGGCGCAGGCGGCCCGGGGCCTTGATGCGGCGGCGCATGTGCCCGAAATCACACGGCTTTATGCCGAATCGCGCCGGTTGTTCATGCAAGATATGGCGCGCCAAGGAACGGATTGCGCCGCTGCCCGCACGCATTGCATGATATAG
- a CDS encoding PP2C family protein-serine/threonine phosphatase, with translation MNDQSGLDSYGDLIADARGIRTVMVVDDSRAHRHLIALHLREWGYDVLQAASGAEALALCRDHPVDLILSDWMMPGMSGIDLCRAFRAMARETYGYFILLTSKTDRGAVAEGLDVGADDFLAKPVHAIELRARIKAGDRLVKLQDRLQFKNARLHDALRKLQSMYDTLDGDLIEARKLQQSLVRERFRDFGRAQVSVLLRPCGHIGGDMVGFFPVTGDVLGLFAFDVSGHGVASAMMTARLAGLLSVASKEQNIALFCAADGYHARAPVDVATRMNNLILSEMRTENYATLAYGVADLRNGQVAMVQAGHPHPIVQRASGAIEWLGDGGLPVGLIAGAEYDGFQIDLLPGDRLLFVSDGVTECTNAQGEELGQDGLATLLDRLRDQRGQALLDTLVWDVARWSGRDEFADDISATLLEYSG, from the coding sequence GTGAACGACCAGTCAGGCCTTGATTCCTATGGCGATCTCATCGCAGACGCCCGTGGAATCCGGACCGTGATGGTGGTGGATGACAGCCGTGCGCATCGCCACCTGATTGCGCTCCACCTGCGCGAATGGGGGTATGACGTGCTGCAAGCCGCCAGCGGGGCAGAGGCGCTGGCGCTCTGCCGTGACCACCCTGTGGACCTGATCCTGTCAGACTGGATGATGCCGGGCATGTCGGGGATCGACCTGTGCCGCGCCTTCCGCGCCATGGCGCGTGAAACCTACGGTTATTTCATCTTGCTGACGTCCAAGACCGACCGTGGCGCGGTCGCCGAAGGGCTGGATGTCGGCGCGGATGACTTTCTGGCCAAGCCGGTGCACGCGATCGAACTGCGCGCCCGCATCAAGGCAGGTGACCGGCTGGTGAAATTGCAAGACCGGCTGCAGTTCAAGAACGCCCGGCTCCACGATGCGCTGCGTAAACTGCAAAGCATGTATGACACGCTGGACGGCGATCTGATCGAGGCGCGGAAGCTGCAACAATCGCTGGTGCGCGAACGGTTCCGCGATTTCGGGCGCGCGCAGGTGTCGGTCCTGTTGCGGCCCTGCGGCCATATTGGCGGCGATATGGTAGGCTTCTTTCCGGTGACGGGCGACGTTCTGGGCCTCTTTGCCTTCGATGTTTCGGGACATGGCGTGGCCTCGGCCATGATGACCGCGCGCCTGGCAGGCCTGCTGTCGGTCGCGTCAAAGGAACAGAATATCGCATTGTTCTGCGCCGCAGACGGCTACCACGCGCGCGCACCAGTCGATGTCGCCACACGGATGAACAACCTGATCCTGTCCGAGATGAGGACAGAAAACTATGCGACCCTCGCCTATGGCGTGGCCGATCTGCGCAACGGGCAGGTCGCGATGGTGCAGGCCGGGCATCCGCATCCCATCGTGCAACGCGCCTCGGGCGCGATCGAATGGCTCGGCGACGGGGGCTTGCCCGTCGGATTGATCGCTGGGGCGGAATACGACGGCTTCCAGATCGACCTTTTACCGGGCGACAGGTTGCTGTTCGTCTCCGACGGGGTCACCGAATGCACCAATGCCCAGGGTGAGGAACTGGGCCAGGACGGGCTTGCCACCCTGCTCGACCGGCTGCGCGACCAGCGCGGTCAGGCGTTGCTGGATACGTTGGTCTGGGATGTGGCCCGCTGGTCGGGGCGGGATGAATTTGCCGATGACATCTCGGCCACCTTGCTGGAATACAGCGGATGA
- a CDS encoding NUDIX domain-containing protein, whose translation MIRRFGAPRNRAQTYTRRPGVYAVLLRGTDVLLTFQAEPEPEFQLPGGGIDPGEAALPALHREVWEETGWRMAPLRRLGAFRRFAYMPEYDLWAEKRCTVYLARPVRCYGAPVEPGHTAAWVPLADAAALLGNPGDRHFMAAVARRIAG comes from the coding sequence ATGATCAGACGATTTGGCGCGCCGCGCAACCGTGCCCAGACCTATACCCGTCGTCCTGGCGTCTATGCGGTCTTGTTGCGCGGAACGGATGTCTTGCTGACCTTTCAGGCCGAGCCCGAGCCGGAATTCCAACTGCCCGGCGGCGGGATCGACCCGGGTGAGGCCGCGCTGCCCGCCCTGCACCGCGAGGTGTGGGAGGAAACCGGCTGGCGCATGGCGCCTTTGCGGCGGCTGGGGGCGTTTCGCCGCTTTGCCTATATGCCGGAATACGACCTTTGGGCCGAGAAGCGCTGCACGGTATATCTGGCGCGTCCGGTTCGGTGTTACGGTGCGCCGGTAGAACCGGGGCACACCGCCGCCTGGGTGCCGCTGGCCGACGCGGCGGCGCTGTTGGGCAATCCTGGCGACCGGCATTTCATGGCCGCCGTGGCGCGGCGGATCGCGGGCTGA
- the hslO gene encoding Hsp33 family molecular chaperone HslO, translating into MTLGGQIAWDDTVLPFQLDRSDIRGRVARLDGALEKVLEQHAYPPQIEALVAEAALLTAMIGQTMKLRWKLSLQIRGSGAARLIATDYFAPSAPGEPARIRAYAAFDADRLAPDAAPFSQIGEGYFAILIDQGAGTTPYQGITPITGKSLADCAQTYFAQSEQLPTRFALTYGRSQLPGAAAHWRAGGVMLQTMPKASPFANAGGSGEGGLLDAADVLEGDDAEHWTRANMLLDTVEELELVGPSVQPTDLLVRLFHEEGPRVFDPQSVHFGCSCSADKVRQSLSIYSAKDIRSMTTEEGTVTADCQFCGAHYVFDPKTLGFEAEGDAD; encoded by the coding sequence ATGACCCTCGGTGGACAAATCGCCTGGGACGACACCGTCCTGCCCTTTCAACTTGACCGCTCGGACATCCGGGGCCGCGTCGCGCGGTTGGATGGCGCGCTGGAAAAGGTGCTGGAACAGCACGCCTACCCGCCACAGATCGAGGCGCTGGTGGCCGAGGCCGCGCTGCTGACCGCAATGATCGGCCAGACCATGAAGCTGCGCTGGAAACTGTCGCTTCAGATCCGCGGCAGCGGTGCCGCCCGGCTGATCGCTACCGATTACTTCGCCCCCAGCGCCCCGGGCGAGCCTGCCCGCATCCGCGCCTATGCCGCGTTTGATGCCGACCGGCTGGCCCCCGATGCGGCGCCGTTCTCGCAGATCGGCGAAGGGTATTTTGCGATCCTGATCGACCAGGGCGCTGGCACCACGCCCTATCAAGGCATCACCCCGATCACCGGCAAGTCGCTGGCCGATTGCGCGCAGACCTATTTCGCGCAATCCGAACAGCTGCCGACCCGCTTCGCCCTGACCTATGGCCGCAGCCAGCTTCCGGGTGCGGCGGCGCACTGGCGCGCGGGCGGTGTGATGTTGCAGACCATGCCGAAAGCCTCACCTTTCGCCAATGCGGGCGGGTCGGGCGAAGGCGGTCTGTTGGACGCCGCCGATGTCCTTGAGGGGGACGACGCCGAACACTGGACCCGCGCCAACATGCTGCTGGACACCGTGGAGGAGTTGGAGCTTGTCGGCCCCTCGGTCCAGCCCACGGATCTTCTGGTGCGCCTGTTTCATGAGGAAGGGCCGCGCGTCTTCGACCCCCAGTCTGTGCATTTCGGCTGTTCGTGTTCTGCCGACAAGGTCCGGCAAAGCCTGTCGATCTATTCGGCAAAGGACATCCGCAGCATGACGACCGAGGAAGGCACCGTCACCGCAGATTGTCAGTTCTGCGGCGCGCATTACGTTTTCGATCCCAAAACCCTGGGGTTTGAGGCTGAAGGCGATGCCGATTGA
- a CDS encoding CoA pyrophosphatase: MPIDPFQRLRHALAQPAPPSSDYDLNPDFAVAEGRVLRDAAVLLAFQSGPRGAELLLTKRASHLRHHPGQIACPGGKMDPGDATPEAAALREAAEEIALPAANVEILGRLTPHETVTGFQVVPVLARVRTPFTPRAQPGEVAEIFAVPFDHIANLARYRVERRRWLGQWRYFYTVPLGPYYIWGATARILHNLAQRMDQP, from the coding sequence ATGCCGATTGATCCGTTCCAACGGCTGCGCCACGCCTTGGCGCAGCCCGCACCGCCCTCCAGCGATTATGATCTGAACCCCGACTTTGCCGTCGCCGAAGGTCGCGTCTTGCGCGATGCGGCCGTGCTGTTGGCGTTCCAGAGCGGGCCGCGCGGCGCCGAACTGCTGCTGACCAAACGCGCCTCGCATCTGCGCCACCACCCGGGCCAGATCGCCTGCCCCGGCGGCAAGATGGACCCCGGCGATGCGACGCCAGAAGCCGCCGCCCTGCGCGAGGCCGCCGAGGAAATCGCCCTGCCTGCCGCCAATGTGGAAATCCTTGGCCGCCTGACCCCGCATGAAACCGTCACCGGGTTTCAGGTGGTCCCGGTACTGGCGCGCGTCCGCACCCCTTTCACACCGCGTGCGCAACCCGGCGAGGTGGCCGAGATCTTTGCCGTCCCCTTCGACCATATCGCCAACCTTGCGCGCTACCGCGTCGAACGGCGGCGCTGGTTGGGGCAATGGCGCTATTTCTACACCGTGCCGCTCGGCCCCTATTACATCTGGGGGGCAACCGCGCGCATCCTCCACAATCTGGCGCAACGCATGGATCAGCCATGA
- a CDS encoding CCA tRNA nucleotidyltransferase encodes MSQAQHLRADWLNSPATQAACAMLTGAGHAAWLVGGCVRDALLHLPVADLDITTDAAPETILALAKAAGLRALPTGIAHGTVTVIIDGTAFEITTLRRDIATDGRHATVAFTTDIAQDAARRDFTINALYADATGRVRDPLGGGLADLEARRVRFIGDPARRIAEDDLRILRFFRFHAHYADPAGGIDAQGLAACAAGLDGLAGLSRERVGAEVRKLLSAPDPAPATAAMAQAGVLAAILPGADPLALAPLIHLESQPPTTGIPPHWLRRLAVLGGADPGAALRLSRAELRDLSALRDAIARPDPPAALGYRLGAGLATDATLARAALMGMPPAPGWQSEIAHGAQAQFPVRAADLMPNLQGPALGAELTRLQDRWIASGFRLTRAELLA; translated from the coding sequence ATGAGCCAGGCGCAGCACCTCCGCGCCGATTGGCTGAACAGCCCCGCCACACAGGCGGCCTGCGCCATGCTGACCGGCGCGGGCCATGCGGCGTGGCTGGTCGGCGGCTGCGTGCGCGATGCGCTGCTACATCTGCCGGTCGCCGATCTGGACATCACCACCGATGCCGCACCCGAAACCATCCTGGCCCTGGCGAAAGCTGCCGGGTTGCGCGCCCTGCCCACCGGGATCGCGCATGGCACTGTCACCGTCATCATCGACGGCACCGCGTTTGAGATCACGACCCTGCGCCGCGACATCGCCACCGATGGCCGCCACGCCACCGTCGCCTTCACCACCGACATTGCGCAAGACGCCGCGCGGCGCGACTTCACCATCAACGCGCTCTATGCCGATGCCACGGGCCGGGTGCGCGACCCTTTGGGCGGCGGGCTGGCCGATCTTGAGGCCCGCCGCGTGCGCTTCATCGGCGATCCCGCCCGCCGCATCGCCGAGGATGACCTGCGCATTCTGCGGTTCTTCCGCTTCCACGCGCATTACGCCGATCCGGCGGGCGGCATCGACGCGCAGGGCCTTGCTGCCTGCGCCGCCGGGCTGGACGGGCTGGCGGGCCTGTCGCGCGAACGTGTCGGGGCCGAGGTGCGCAAGCTGCTGTCCGCCCCCGACCCCGCGCCGGCCACCGCCGCCATGGCTCAGGCCGGGGTGCTCGCCGCGATCCTGCCCGGCGCGGACCCTTTGGCGCTGGCCCCCTTGATCCATCTGGAATCGCAACCTCCCACGACGGGCATCCCCCCCCACTGGCTGCGCCGCCTTGCGGTGCTGGGCGGGGCTGACCCCGGCGCCGCGCTGCGCCTGTCACGCGCCGAACTGCGCGACCTGTCCGCGCTGCGTGACGCCATCGCCCGCCCCGATCCCCCGGCAGCACTTGGCTACCGGCTGGGTGCGGGCCTTGCCACCGACGCCACCCTTGCCCGCGCCGCGCTTATGGGCATGCCGCCTGCACCCGGCTGGCAGTCGGAAATCGCACACGGGGCACAGGCGCAGTTTCCCGTGCGCGCCGCCGACCTGATGCCCAACCTGCAAGGCCCCGCCCTCGGCGCCGAGCTGACCCGCCTTCAGGACCGCTGGATCGCATCGGGCTTCCGCCTGACCCGCGCAGAGCTTCTCGCCTAA
- a CDS encoding LysE family translocator, with protein sequence MPIDTFLTLLTLAMVSAWTPGPNNAILAASGVNFGIRASLPLVMGIVIGFPLMVFIVALFLGEAFQQSLLLREILRYGGAALLLWVAWKIATADRVAKAEKAPTPFTFVQAAAFQWINPKGWVMAVALSAQFVRADAPYLTAMIVTFAFILSAITSALGWLFAGHAMRRWLSSPARLRGFNYVMGGTIALGVIYLLIS encoded by the coding sequence ATGCCCATCGACACTTTCCTGACGCTCCTGACGCTCGCCATGGTCTCGGCCTGGACCCCGGGGCCGAACAACGCGATCCTTGCGGCCTCGGGCGTGAACTTTGGCATCCGCGCCTCGCTGCCGCTGGTGATGGGCATTGTCATCGGCTTTCCCTTGATGGTTTTCATCGTCGCGCTGTTCCTGGGCGAGGCGTTTCAGCAATCCCTGCTGCTGCGCGAAATCCTGCGCTATGGCGGCGCAGCGCTTTTGCTTTGGGTCGCATGGAAAATCGCCACCGCCGACCGGGTGGCCAAGGCGGAGAAGGCACCCACCCCCTTCACCTTCGTGCAGGCCGCAGCGTTTCAGTGGATCAACCCCAAGGGCTGGGTGATGGCCGTGGCCCTGTCGGCGCAATTCGTGCGCGCCGACGCGCCCTATCTGACCGCCATGATCGTGACCTTCGCCTTCATCCTCTCGGCGATCACCTCGGCGCTTGGCTGGCTTTTTGCGGGCCATGCGATGCGGCGCTGGCTGTCTTCGCCCGCGCGGTTGCGGGGTTTCAACTATGTGATGGGCGGCACCATCGCACTGGGTGTCATCTATCTGTTAATCAGTTAA